A single Apodemus sylvaticus chromosome 20, mApoSyl1.1, whole genome shotgun sequence DNA region contains:
- the LOC127670364 gene encoding olfactory receptor 1I1 produces the protein MASENQTTVLEFHLEGLSEDPDIQTILFGLFLSMYLVTVFGNLLIMVAIISDSHLHTPMYFFLCNLSLVDIFFCSTTVPKMLVNIQTQSRAIPFTGCLVQMYAFHLFGTIDSFLLAVMAIDRLVAIAYPLRYSVLMCPRVCALLVGGTWVITNLQSLVHTCLMARLTFCARSEIPHFFCDLMPLLRLSCSDTHTNELVIFAFGIVMGLSPLSCILVSYVCIFRAVFRIPSAQGKWKAFSTCGSHLTVVSLFYGTIFTGYLLPASPSSSQKDKAAALMFGVVIPTLNPFIYSLRNKDMKTALRKLGSKAISFQS, from the coding sequence ATGgcatcagaaaaccaaacaacagtcTTGGAATTCCATCTTGAGGGACTCTCCGAGGATCCAGACATACAGACCATCCTCTTCGGACTGTTCCTGTCCATGTATCTGGTCACCGTCTTTGGAAACCTGCTCATCATGGTGGCCATCATATCAGACTCTcacctgcacacacccatgtacttcttcctctgcAACCTGTCCCTGGTTGACATCTTCTTTTGCTCCACTACGGTTCCCAAGATGCTAGTGAACATCCAGACCCAGAGCAGAGCTATCCCTTTCACAGGTTGTCTTGTCCAAATGTATGCCTTTCACCTCTTTGGGACTATAGACAGCTTCCTCCTAGCAGTGATGGCCATTGACCGGCTGGTGGCCATTGCCTACCCACTCCGATACTCGGTGCTCATGTGCCCACGTGTCTGTGCATTACTGGTGGGGGGGACATGGGTTATTACTAATCTCCAGTCCTTGGTACACACTTGTCTCATGGCCCGACTGACCTTCTGTGCAAGATCAGAAATCCCTCACTTCTTCTGTGACCTTATGCCCCTCCTGAGACTCTCCTGCTCGGACACGCACACCAATGAGCTGGTGATCTTTGCTTTTGGCATCGTCATGGGCCTCAGCCCACTGTCCTGCATCCTCGTCTCCTATGTCTGCATTTTCAGGGCAGTCTTCCGGATCCCTTCTGCTCAGGGCAAGTGGAAAGCCTTCTCTACTTGTGGCTCACACCTCACTGTGGTGTCACTGTTCTACGGGACCATCTTTACCGGATACTTACTGCCGGCATCCCCTAGCTCCTCCCAGAAAGACAAGGCAGCTGCCTTAATGTTTGGGGTGGTTATCCCTACACTGAACCCCTTTATCTACAGCCTAAGGAACAAGGACATGAAGACAGCCTTGAGGAAGCTTGGCAGCAAAGCAATCTCATTCCAGTCCTAG